The Episyrphus balteatus chromosome 4, idEpiBalt1.1, whole genome shotgun sequence genome includes a window with the following:
- the LOC129919376 gene encoding uncharacterized protein LOC129919376, giving the protein MKKQAILFGLVLFVGLVFGWRSFKVVFTSFPFEANKDKVEVKLEIRNDTGETTINCHFNVIEQLDDLYLTYAISLDNGEGNYTTLINRSTNFCKFLTTKASEPILKVIYDDLLKHGNFFKACPLKKGIYYLHDYRIDEEMLPSYVPETTLAVDIVFTLPSKEQLFKGKLLGKIDKSKGFNNLKIFSLG; this is encoded by the exons aTGAAGAAACAAGCTATTCTCTTTGGTTTAGTGTTATTTGTTGGATTAGTCTTTGGATGG AGATCTTTCAAAGTAGTATTCACATCATTTCCATTTGAAGCTAACAAAGATAAAGTTGAAGTAAAACTTGAAATTCGTAATGACACTGGTGAAACTACCATCAACTGTCACTTTAATGTCATCGAACAATTGGATGACTTGTATTTGACATATGCAATATCACTTGACAATGGTGAAGGCAATTATACAACTTTAATCAATCGAAGTAcaaacttttgtaaatttttaactaCAAAAGCTAGTGAACCGATTTTGAAAGTGATTTATGATGATTTGTTGAAACATGGAAACTTTTTCAAGGCGTGTCCATTGAAAAAGGGCATTTATTATTTGCATGATTATCGGATTGATGAGGAAATGTTGCCAAGTTATGTGCCAGAGACAACATTGGCTGTGGATATTGTTTTTACATTGCCAAGCAAGGAACAATTGTTTAAAGGGAAATTGTTGGGAAAAATTGATAAGTCGAAGGGATTTAACAATTTGAAGATATTTAGTTTGggatga
- the LOC129919377 gene encoding uncharacterized protein LOC129919377 gives MDITILICLILGTFFTNIASAEKILRYMPTEYKLWSDNVVLNYTFSMDPNVPYVNVTAKVLQEIKQLDIHATGAIVGKNDPSYFFSYNTTYSVCDLLAWKSSSPIGMFVFQYIKEYGSLPDSCPIAKGEYGFHNIWLPEDPLTATLPEIDFNVNIQAIATTVDGSAVKKVILNDFWKGEGRVIDVPTVKKSVLSYIPKVSAMG, from the exons ATGGATATTACAATACTCATCTGTCTAATTTTGGGAACATTTTTCACCAACATAGCTTCGGCAGAG aaAATTCTGCGTTACATGCCCACCGAGTACAAATTATGGAGTGACAATGTCGTTCTTAATTACACATTTTCCATGGATCCCAACGTTCCATATGTCAATGTCACTGCAAAAGTTTTACAAGAAATCAAACAGTTGGACATTCATGCAACTGGTGCAATAGTTGGCAAAAACGATCCTTCATATTTCTTCAGTTACAATACAACCTACAGTGTTTGTGACTTGTTGGCTTGGAAGAGTTCATCACCAATTGGAATGTTTGTATTCCAATATATTAAGGAATATGGAAGTCTACCTGACAGTTGTCCAATTGCAAAG gGTGAATATGGATTCCATAATATTTGGCTTCCAGAAGATCCTCTTACAGCCACTCTTCCAGAAATTGATTTTAACGTTAACATTCAAGCAATTGCTACCACTGTTGATggttcagctgtcaaaaaagtCATCTTAAATGACTTTTGGAAAGGTGAAGGACGTGTCATAGATGTGCCTACAGTGAAAAAGAGTGTTCTATCTTACATTCCAAAGGTTTCTGCAATGGGTTAA